The Lutibacter sp. A64 genome segment ACTTCGTGAGCAGCAACGGTTCTAATAAAATATTCACCAGTACCTGTTGCTGAAATACCACACGTTAGATTGTTGGCGTATGTGCCAGCTCCAATAATTGGGACATCACCAATACGTCCGTATTTTTTATTAGTCATTCCGCCTGTTGAGGTTCCTGCTGCAATGTTTCCATTTTTATCAATTGCAACTGCGCCAACAGTTCCATATTTATGGTCATCTATTAATTCGTTTTTAATTAAAAAAGCGGTATGGTCGAGTGTTGTTATTTCTTTTCCTTGTAATTTTTTTAGTTGTTGCATTCTTTTTTCAGTAAAAAAGTAAGCACTATCAACCATTTCAATACCGTATTTTTTAGCCATAATTTCTGCGCCTTTTCCAGAAAGCAATACATGTTTAGAGCTGTCCATAACCATGCGAGCAGCCAATATAGGATTTTTAATATGGTTTACGCCAGCAACCGCACCTGCATTTAAAGTATTTCCATCCATAATTGCAGCATCCATTTCTTGATTGCCGTCACTATTATAAACTGCACCTTTACCAGCATTAAACAATGGAGAATCTTCCATAATATTAATTGCTGCTAGTATAGCGTCTAAAGAAATCCCTCCGTTTTCTAAAACTTTATATCCTGCATTTAAAGCCTCTTCTAATTTTTGAGTGTAAGCTTCTTGCTGAGTCTCGGTGAAGTATGCGGGTTTTATTCCGCCAGCACCTCCGTGAATTACAATTGCAAAACTGTTAGGAGTTCTTTTTGTTTTAATTTTTTCATTAGAAGTTTTATCGTTACAAGAAATAATTAAAAATAAT includes the following:
- a CDS encoding isoaspartyl peptidase/L-asparaginase family protein, yielding MKKLPLLLLVLFLIISCNDKTSNEKIKTKRTPNSFAIVIHGGAGGIKPAYFTETQQEAYTQKLEEALNAGYKVLENGGISLDAILAAINIMEDSPLFNAGKGAVYNSDGNQEMDAAIMDGNTLNAGAVAGVNHIKNPILAARMVMDSSKHVLLSGKGAEIMAKKYGIEMVDSAYFFTEKRMQQLKKLQGKEITTLDHTAFLIKNELIDDHKYGTVGAVAIDKNGNIAAGTSTGGMTNKKYGRIGDVPIIGAGTYANNLTCGISATGTGEYFIRTVAAHEVSNLIKYKNYTPSKALNEVLFNQIGSLGGEGGMILIDKHGDVYWDFNSSGMFRGYKKSNGESKIAMFEKTN